A single Capsicum annuum cultivar UCD-10X-F1 unplaced genomic scaffold, UCD10Xv1.1 ctg5008, whole genome shotgun sequence DNA region contains:
- the LOC124892724 gene encoding sorbitol dehydrogenase-like, with protein FDAIVSDDAFKNLKPAPDNFLAASWIYDLPICEVVSRMSNAASLPSRSWNINVIHPVDLCFKLLDNISLEEGAMCEPPSVGVHACRRANIGPKTNILVLGAELIGLVTLFAARAFGAPRIVIVDVDDYRLSVAKKLGADDIVKVSTNIQKAMGFGIKVSFDCASFNKTMSTALGATHPGGKVCLVGMGHHEMTVPLTPAAAS; from the exons GTTTGATGCGATTGTATCTGATGATGCTTTCAAAAATTTGAAGCCTGCTCCTGATAATTTCTTGGCTGCATCATGGATTTATGATCTTCCCATTTGTGAGGTAGTTTCCAGAATGTCCAATGCTGCTTCGCTACCATCCAGAAGTTGGAATATAAAT GTAATCCATCCTGTAGATCTATGTTTTAAGCTCCTTGATAATATAAGTTTAGAGGAGGGAGCAATGTGTGAGCCACCTAGTGTTGGTGTTCATGCCTGTCGGCGTGCAAATATTGGTCCCAAGACAAATATATTAGTTCTGGGAGCTGAACTAATTGGGCTTGTCACACTGTTTGCTGCTCGTGCTTTTGGCGCCCCAAGAATTGTTATTGTGGATGTAGATGACTATCGTCTTTCTGTCGCAAAAAAGTTAGGAGCAGATGACATCGTGAAAGTTTCAACTAATATTCAG AAAGCGATGGGATTTGGAATCAAAGTGAGTTTTGACTGTGCTAGCTTTAACAAAACCATGTCAACTGCCCTTGGTGCAACTCATCCAGGCGGCAAAGTTTGCTTGGTGGGAATGGGACATCACGAGATGACCGTTCCTCTCACTCCAGCTGCTGCATCATAG